In Actinoplanes sp. NBC_00393, a single genomic region encodes these proteins:
- a CDS encoding TetR/AcrR family transcriptional regulator C-terminal domain-containing protein, which yields MEQPAHRRIAAEIADRIVSGELAPGDRIPSTRQIVADHGVAMATASKVIAALREQGLVQAVPGSGTVVSHGAGSAPATPDRERVVLAAVQIADAEGLPGLSMRRLAGSLGIPTMSLYRHVADKEELVLLMMDRVMAEHPPPLLVPAVHGWRACLEGLARLQWSMYRRHTWLAEAISFTRPMLAPHAMAHTEYMMWALDGHGLDPSTQFTAAVMVANYVRGTAVNLEGEAQAEQESGLSEAEWLESQQARLAAVLASGELPMIARFIASGDHSFDLDTLLEFGLQRLLDGLEPLLRQPGRTGASPVR from the coding sequence ATGGAGCAGCCGGCACACCGGCGGATCGCTGCGGAGATCGCCGACCGGATCGTCTCCGGCGAGCTGGCGCCGGGCGACCGGATCCCGTCGACCCGGCAGATCGTGGCGGACCACGGCGTCGCCATGGCCACCGCGTCGAAGGTCATCGCCGCTCTGCGGGAGCAGGGCCTGGTCCAGGCCGTTCCCGGCTCCGGCACGGTGGTCAGCCACGGCGCCGGCTCGGCCCCGGCCACGCCGGACCGGGAACGGGTGGTGCTGGCAGCCGTGCAGATCGCCGACGCCGAGGGACTGCCCGGCCTCTCCATGCGCCGGCTCGCCGGGTCACTGGGCATTCCGACGATGTCGCTCTACCGGCACGTGGCGGACAAGGAGGAACTGGTCCTGCTGATGATGGACCGGGTCATGGCCGAACACCCGCCACCGCTGCTGGTGCCCGCGGTGCACGGCTGGCGGGCCTGCCTGGAGGGGCTCGCCCGGTTGCAGTGGTCGATGTACCGGCGGCACACCTGGCTCGCCGAGGCCATCTCGTTCACCCGGCCGATGCTGGCCCCGCACGCGATGGCGCACACCGAATACATGATGTGGGCCCTCGACGGGCACGGGCTCGACCCGAGCACCCAGTTCACGGCTGCGGTGATGGTCGCGAACTACGTACGCGGCACGGCGGTCAACCTGGAGGGCGAGGCCCAGGCCGAGCAGGAGTCGGGGCTGAGCGAGGCCGAGTGGCTGGAGAGTCAGCAGGCCCGGCTCGCGGCCGTGCTGGCCTCCGGCGAGCTGCCGATGATCGCCCGCTTCATCGCCTCCGGCGACCACTCGTTCGACCTGGACACGCTGCTGGAGTTCGGCCTGCAGCGCCTCCTGGACGGGCTGGAGCCGCTGCTCAGGCAGCCGGGGCGGACAGGCGCGTCACCAGTCCGGTGA
- a CDS encoding putative bifunctional diguanylate cyclase/phosphodiesterase, protein MTKQSSRSALVVSTGLGLFAVLVFALNLTALRGPLFLLWLAGPLSTIVPVVVALRISCTPSFPLPTRRFWRHLATVAALAGLGSALNAWDVLGTGAAAQNMSAPTVAVFSAAVLTLLWGLFRLPLGVSGRGELLRIGLDAGTVLLAAAVFMWQFQTRPMLEATGYQAASVIAASFTLVLELVTVFAIVKVALAGQAYLAPRALHLFAAGMFGGVLSGFLQQFIVDQPHLSLTQISIPLVMICATAAAEAQRRSGVRAPSRQSAGRSFSVFPYLAVAAVDALLLAVAWPHEDQRIVVVAAVALTGLVVWRQITAFRENTELVARLDHSSTHDPLTGLPNRALFNDRLAAALPGRVSVALIDLDDFKTVNDTLGHGAGDVLLTTVAERLSGCVRAGDTVARLGGDEFVVLLAGLDAAEAELSAQRMIAALAEPVIADGHDLLVRASIGLATSGAGDDAGELLRRADIAMYAAKHGGGSDVQSYTSGMAGAVADTAALGAQLRQAITGGQLRLAYQPIVALDGSRLDGVEALVRWQHPDRGVIPPAEFIPVAERTGLIVPLGDWVLRTACAQLAAWTAELGPLAPAMMNVNVSARQLSDAGFVDRVVQILAATGVPAHRLTLEITESTAVALGEAAGRLAELRGIGVRISLDDFGTGQSTLTLLHELAVDQLKLDRSFVQDDAGRPGLNMPAAVFALAGAAGLEIVAEGVETPEQAERLERLGYRWAQGFHFARPMPADDITGLVTRLSAPAA, encoded by the coding sequence ATGACGAAGCAGAGTTCCCGCAGCGCACTGGTGGTCTCCACCGGTCTCGGCCTGTTCGCGGTGCTCGTCTTCGCGCTCAACCTGACCGCACTGCGGGGACCGCTGTTCCTGTTGTGGCTGGCCGGGCCGCTGTCCACGATCGTTCCGGTGGTCGTGGCGCTGCGCATCTCGTGTACGCCGTCGTTCCCCCTGCCGACCCGCAGGTTCTGGCGGCACCTGGCCACGGTCGCCGCCCTCGCCGGGCTCGGTTCGGCCCTCAACGCGTGGGACGTCCTCGGCACCGGCGCCGCGGCCCAGAACATGTCGGCACCGACCGTCGCCGTCTTCAGCGCCGCCGTGCTCACCCTGCTGTGGGGTCTGTTCCGGCTTCCGCTGGGGGTTTCCGGGCGGGGCGAACTGCTCCGGATCGGTCTCGACGCGGGCACCGTGCTGCTGGCCGCGGCGGTCTTCATGTGGCAGTTCCAGACCCGGCCGATGCTCGAGGCCACCGGTTACCAGGCCGCCTCGGTGATCGCCGCCAGTTTCACCCTGGTGCTGGAGTTGGTCACCGTCTTCGCGATCGTCAAGGTCGCGCTGGCCGGGCAGGCCTACCTGGCGCCGCGCGCGCTGCACCTGTTCGCGGCCGGCATGTTCGGCGGCGTGCTGAGCGGCTTCCTCCAGCAGTTCATCGTCGACCAGCCGCATCTGAGCCTCACCCAGATCTCGATCCCGCTCGTCATGATCTGCGCGACGGCGGCGGCCGAGGCACAGCGGCGCAGCGGAGTCCGGGCCCCCTCCCGGCAGAGCGCCGGCCGGTCGTTCAGCGTCTTCCCGTACCTGGCGGTGGCCGCGGTGGACGCCCTGCTGCTGGCGGTCGCGTGGCCGCACGAGGACCAGCGGATCGTGGTCGTCGCCGCGGTCGCGCTGACCGGGCTGGTGGTGTGGCGGCAGATCACCGCGTTCCGGGAGAACACCGAACTGGTGGCCCGGCTGGACCACAGCTCGACGCACGACCCGCTCACCGGCCTGCCGAACCGCGCGCTGTTCAACGACCGGCTCGCCGCGGCCCTGCCCGGCCGGGTCAGCGTCGCCCTGATCGACCTCGACGACTTCAAGACGGTGAACGACACCCTGGGTCACGGCGCCGGGGACGTCCTGCTGACCACGGTGGCCGAGCGGCTCAGCGGGTGCGTACGGGCCGGGGACACGGTGGCCCGGCTCGGCGGCGATGAGTTCGTCGTGCTGCTCGCCGGCCTGGACGCCGCGGAAGCAGAGCTGTCGGCGCAGCGGATGATCGCCGCGCTGGCCGAGCCGGTCATCGCCGACGGGCACGATCTGCTGGTCCGGGCCAGCATCGGCCTGGCCACCAGCGGTGCCGGCGACGACGCCGGGGAGCTGCTGCGCCGGGCGGACATCGCGATGTACGCCGCCAAGCACGGCGGCGGCAGCGACGTGCAGAGCTACACCAGCGGCATGGCCGGGGCGGTCGCCGACACCGCCGCGCTCGGCGCCCAGCTGCGCCAGGCCATCACCGGCGGGCAGCTGCGCCTGGCCTACCAGCCGATCGTCGCGCTCGACGGCAGCCGGCTGGACGGCGTGGAGGCGCTGGTCCGCTGGCAGCACCCGGACCGCGGGGTGATCCCGCCGGCCGAGTTCATCCCGGTGGCCGAGCGGACCGGGTTGATCGTGCCGCTCGGTGACTGGGTGCTGCGGACCGCTTGTGCGCAGCTCGCGGCCTGGACCGCTGAGCTCGGCCCGCTCGCGCCGGCGATGATGAACGTGAACGTGTCGGCCCGGCAGCTGTCCGACGCCGGGTTCGTGGACCGGGTGGTGCAGATCCTGGCCGCCACGGGAGTGCCGGCGCACCGGCTGACCCTGGAGATCACCGAGAGCACGGCGGTCGCGCTGGGTGAGGCGGCCGGGCGGCTCGCGGAACTGCGCGGGATCGGCGTACGCATCTCGCTCGACGACTTCGGCACCGGCCAGTCGACCCTGACCCTGCTCCACGAGCTCGCCGTCGACCAGCTGAAACTCGACCGCTCGTTCGTCCAGGACGACGCCGGACGTCCCGGCCTGAACATGCCGGCCGCCGTCTTCGCGCTGGCCGGCGCCGCCGGGCTGGAGATCGTGGCGGAGGGTGTGGAGACGCCGGAGCAGGCCGAACGGCTGGAACGGCTCGGCTACCGGTGGGCGCAGGGCTTCCACTTCGCCCGGCCGATGCCCGCCGACGACATCACCGGACTGGTGACGCGCCTGTCCGCCCCGGCTGCCTGA
- a CDS encoding serine hydrolase domain-containing protein, which translates to MITATVLAVLVAPAAAVAAPRGGYQQGLDRVAAAGAVSVLAEIRGEHGTWRGTSGVAALGSTRPVPVDGRFRAGSITKTFLATVVLQLAAEGRLRVDDPIEKWLPGTVPGGDRISLRQLLNHTSGVPDVLPVLAKPPSPEFFANRWRTWTATEQIRLALTQPFTGPRYSNTGYLLLGQVVEKVTGRSPGAEIERRIIRPLRLRGTSMPGTSPWIPGPHPRGYVPGPQGLVDFTEMNPSLFGAAGELISTTSDLRRFFDALLGGRLMPALLPASLPASLPALLPASLPASLLTEMRQGLGLATRVTTCGIEVYGHDGDALTYQSWSYGTADRRRQVTVALTPNFTADPDDAVDAFLDEVFCR; encoded by the coding sequence ATGATTACGGCAACCGTGCTGGCGGTGCTGGTCGCGCCGGCCGCGGCGGTCGCCGCACCGCGCGGCGGATACCAGCAGGGGCTGGACCGGGTGGCGGCGGCCGGCGCGGTCAGCGTGCTGGCGGAGATCCGCGGCGAACACGGCACCTGGCGCGGCACGAGCGGTGTCGCGGCGCTCGGCAGTACCCGGCCGGTCCCGGTCGACGGCCGGTTCCGGGCCGGCAGCATCACCAAGACCTTCCTGGCCACCGTCGTGCTGCAACTCGCCGCCGAGGGCCGGCTGCGCGTCGACGATCCGATCGAGAAGTGGCTGCCCGGCACGGTTCCCGGCGGCGACCGGATCAGCCTGCGGCAGCTGCTCAACCACACCAGCGGGGTGCCCGACGTGCTGCCCGTGCTGGCCAAGCCGCCGTCCCCGGAGTTCTTCGCCAACCGGTGGCGGACCTGGACCGCCACCGAACAGATCCGTCTGGCGCTGACCCAGCCGTTCACCGGGCCCCGGTACTCGAACACCGGCTACCTGCTGCTCGGCCAGGTGGTCGAGAAGGTGACCGGCCGCTCGCCCGGCGCCGAGATCGAGCGCCGGATCATCCGGCCGCTGCGCCTGCGCGGCACCTCGATGCCGGGGACCTCGCCGTGGATCCCCGGACCGCATCCGCGCGGCTATGTGCCGGGTCCGCAGGGTCTCGTCGACTTCACCGAGATGAACCCGTCACTGTTCGGCGCGGCCGGCGAACTCATCTCCACGACGAGCGACCTCCGCCGGTTCTTCGACGCGCTGCTCGGCGGGCGCCTGATGCCCGCTTTGCTCCCCGCTTCGCTCCCCGCTTCGCTCCCCGCTTTGCTTCCAGCTTCGCTTCCCGCTTCGCTGCTCACCGAGATGCGGCAGGGGCTCGGTCTGGCCACCCGTGTCACCACCTGCGGCATCGAGGTCTACGGCCACGACGGCGACGCCCTGACCTACCAGTCCTGGTCATACGGGACCGCGGACCGGCGCCGCCAGGTGACGGTGGCGCTCACGCCGAACTTCACCGCCGACCCGGACGACGCCGTCGATGCCTTCCTAGACGAGGTGTTCTGCCGCTAG
- a CDS encoding excinuclease ABC subunit UvrA: protein MADQQRMIRIRQARTNNLKALDLDVPRGQLVVFAGVSGSGKSSLVFDTIAAEASRQLTETFPPFTRNRLPKWPKPDVTRIDGLSPVVVIDQRRLGGNARSTIGTVTDAWTYLRLLFSRLSTPHVGESNRFSFNDPAGMCPACSGLGERVVTDLDRVLDLDRSLRDGAIRLPGFGDGGYWYSLVADLGTFDEDTPLRDWTPEQRSALLFSGEAYEGIVDRFERIYLRTADDLSDRKRSVLAQFTRSQECPDCHGDRLNPAARSATVSGHTIGELARMEITELADLVATIREPSAQPVVAALHERLTAMVTIGLGYLHLGRGTATLSGGESQRVKTVKHLGSSLIEMLYVFDEPTAGLHPADVSAMTTLLARLRDAGNTVLVVEHDPAVMAAADQIIEIGPGAGEHGGTLIFQGTFPELRRAGTPTGVALTQQPSPNGHRLSPASPAAPSATSPPTSATSPPTSATSPSTSATSPPTSAALSVTGATRNNLRNLSVDLPAGVLTVLTGVAGSGKSSLAAELVAQHDAVLIDQRPVSTNSRSTPITYTGIAAAVRKLFARHTGMPAALFSPNSAGACPACAGRGVIRTDLAFLADQETICEVCEGRRFTPELLSHRVDGLSIADVDEITITEAVHRLPDPAIARALEHLDAIGLGYLRLGQRMNTLSGGEAQRVKIARELREADGPALYVLDEPTTGLHLHDVDILLTALDHLLAAGHTVVVIEHHLQVIRHADWLIDLGPGPGRHGGQILYAGPVADIPDTPTGRALRT from the coding sequence ATGGCTGACCAACAGCGCATGATCCGCATCCGGCAGGCCCGCACCAACAACCTGAAAGCGCTCGACCTGGACGTGCCACGCGGGCAACTCGTCGTGTTCGCCGGAGTGTCCGGGTCCGGCAAGTCGTCGCTGGTGTTCGACACCATCGCGGCCGAGGCGAGCCGGCAGCTCACCGAGACGTTCCCGCCGTTCACCCGCAACCGGCTGCCGAAGTGGCCGAAACCGGACGTGACCCGGATCGACGGTCTGTCCCCGGTCGTGGTGATCGATCAGCGGCGGCTCGGCGGCAACGCGCGGTCGACCATCGGTACGGTCACGGACGCGTGGACGTACCTTCGGCTGCTCTTCTCCCGGCTCAGCACCCCGCACGTCGGCGAATCCAACCGGTTCTCGTTCAACGACCCGGCCGGCATGTGCCCGGCCTGCTCCGGGCTCGGCGAGCGCGTCGTCACCGACCTGGACCGGGTCCTCGACCTGGACCGGTCGCTGCGCGACGGCGCGATCCGGCTGCCCGGCTTCGGCGACGGCGGCTACTGGTACTCCCTCGTCGCCGACCTGGGCACCTTCGACGAGGACACCCCGCTGCGCGACTGGACGCCGGAGCAGCGCTCGGCCCTGCTTTTCAGCGGCGAAGCGTACGAGGGGATCGTCGACCGTTTCGAACGGATCTACCTGCGCACCGCCGACGACCTGTCCGATCGCAAACGGTCAGTGCTGGCCCAGTTCACCCGGTCGCAGGAGTGCCCGGACTGCCACGGCGACCGGCTGAACCCGGCCGCCCGCAGCGCCACCGTGTCCGGCCACACCATCGGCGAGCTGGCCCGCATGGAGATCACCGAACTGGCCGACCTGGTCGCCACGATCCGCGAGCCGAGCGCGCAGCCGGTGGTCGCCGCCCTGCACGAGCGCCTGACGGCGATGGTCACGATCGGCCTCGGCTATCTGCACCTCGGCCGGGGCACCGCCACGTTGTCCGGCGGCGAGTCGCAGCGAGTCAAGACAGTCAAGCATCTGGGCAGCAGCCTGATCGAAATGCTGTACGTGTTCGACGAGCCGACCGCCGGCCTGCACCCGGCCGACGTCTCGGCGATGACCACGCTGCTCGCCCGCCTACGCGACGCCGGCAACACCGTCCTCGTCGTCGAACACGACCCGGCCGTCATGGCCGCCGCCGACCAGATCATCGAGATCGGCCCCGGCGCCGGCGAGCACGGCGGCACCCTGATCTTCCAGGGCACGTTCCCCGAGCTCCGCCGCGCCGGCACACCCACCGGCGTCGCCCTCACCCAGCAGCCCTCCCCAAACGGCCACCGCCTCTCCCCCGCTTCCCCGGCAGCCCCCAGCGCAACCTCGCCACCCACCAGCGCAACCTCGCCACCCACCAGCGCGACCTCGCCATCCACCAGCGCAACCTCGCCACCCACCAGCGCGGCCTTGTCGGTCACCGGTGCCACCCGCAATAACCTGCGGAACCTGAGTGTCGATCTGCCGGCCGGGGTGCTGACCGTGCTCACCGGGGTGGCCGGCTCCGGCAAGTCCAGCCTGGCCGCCGAACTCGTCGCCCAACACGACGCCGTGCTGATCGACCAGCGCCCGGTCAGCACGAACAGCCGGTCCACGCCGATCACCTACACCGGTATCGCCGCCGCGGTCCGCAAACTGTTCGCCCGCCACACCGGCATGCCGGCCGCCCTGTTCAGCCCGAACTCAGCCGGCGCCTGCCCGGCCTGCGCCGGCCGCGGCGTGATCCGCACCGACCTGGCGTTCCTGGCCGACCAGGAGACGATCTGCGAGGTGTGCGAGGGCCGCCGGTTCACCCCGGAGTTGCTGAGCCACCGGGTCGACGGCCTGTCCATCGCCGACGTCGACGAGATCACCATCACCGAGGCCGTCCACCGGCTCCCCGACCCCGCCATCGCCCGCGCGCTGGAACATCTCGACGCCATCGGCCTCGGCTACCTACGCCTCGGCCAGCGAATGAACACCCTCTCCGGCGGCGAGGCCCAACGCGTCAAGATCGCCAGGGAGCTGCGGGAGGCAGACGGCCCAGCCCTGTACGTTTTGGACGAACCCACCACCGGCCTGCACCTGCACGACGTCGACATCCTGCTGACCGCCCTCGATCACCTGCTGGCCGCCGGCCACACAGTCGTAGTCATCGAACACCACCTGCAGGTCATCCGCCACGCCGACTGGCTGATCGACCTCGGCCCCGGCCCCGGCCGTCACGGCGGCCAGATCCTGTACGCAGGCCCCGTCGCCGACATCCCCGACACCCCCACCGGCCGAGCCCTGCGCACATAA
- a CDS encoding helix-turn-helix transcriptional regulator, with translation MADVTQRILALLAELQAGRAFSGDELAGRLDTSPRTLRRDVERLRGYGYPVETQPGPGGYYRLSRGAVMPPLLLDDDEAVAAMLGLATLAGAGSGGVDEAADRAYAKLDQFLPKRLRHRVAALRDALETGGTPAPSPDAATMSLLAEAIAGRRLVSFTYADATGAGTQRRVEPYRQIQFRLRWYLLAFDPGRDDWRVFRIDRITGPRDTLQRYEPRPLPARTGLDYLRQGLARDSHRVELTVHAPMPAVADALRHHEADLTPMAAGRTHAVVVVDAWQWLLPGLAFLDAEVTVHGPAEVRSAWRRFANNHCQSSMPCEDGSAPKTGR, from the coding sequence ATGGCCGATGTCACGCAACGGATCCTCGCTCTGCTGGCCGAGTTGCAGGCCGGCCGGGCGTTCAGCGGTGACGAGCTCGCCGGCCGGCTGGACACCAGCCCGCGCACGCTGCGCCGCGATGTCGAGCGGCTGCGTGGCTACGGCTATCCGGTGGAGACGCAACCCGGGCCGGGCGGCTACTACCGGCTGTCGCGGGGCGCGGTCATGCCGCCGCTGCTGCTCGACGACGACGAGGCGGTGGCGGCCATGCTGGGGCTGGCCACCCTGGCCGGCGCCGGCAGCGGCGGCGTCGACGAGGCGGCGGATCGGGCGTACGCCAAACTTGATCAATTCCTGCCGAAGCGCCTGCGGCATCGGGTGGCCGCCCTGCGCGACGCCCTGGAGACCGGCGGAACGCCGGCGCCGAGCCCGGACGCCGCCACCATGAGTCTGCTCGCGGAGGCGATCGCCGGCCGGCGGCTGGTGAGCTTCACCTACGCCGACGCGACCGGGGCCGGCACACAGCGCCGGGTCGAGCCGTACCGGCAGATCCAGTTCCGGCTGCGCTGGTACCTGCTGGCCTTCGACCCGGGCCGCGACGACTGGCGGGTGTTCCGCATCGACCGGATCACCGGCCCGCGCGACACCCTCCAGCGGTACGAGCCACGCCCGCTGCCCGCCCGCACCGGCCTCGACTACCTGCGGCAGGGCCTGGCCCGGGACAGCCACCGGGTGGAGCTGACAGTGCACGCCCCGATGCCCGCGGTGGCCGACGCGCTGCGGCACCACGAGGCCGACCTGACCCCGATGGCGGCCGGCCGCACCCACGCCGTGGTCGTGGTCGACGCGTGGCAGTGGCTGCTGCCCGGGCTGGCTTTCCTGGACGCCGAGGTCACCGTCCACGGGCCGGCCGAGGTGCGATCCGCCTGGCGGCGCTTCGCGAACAACCATTGCCAATCATCGATGCCATGCGAGGATGGGAGCGCTCCCAAGACTGGAAGGTGA
- a CDS encoding ABC transporter substrate-binding protein — MKTIPGRRTVLALVLVLTLTGAGACAKSEDSGDTTTGAGAAPEATQVVQSAAPGAASCTIDQYGGTKIDLKTAKVGFSQSEKEANPFRIAETQSIKDEAAKLGITNLTTANANSQFNKQISDVEQMIDSGAQLLIIAPLNSDGWDSVFAKASAKKVPIITIDRKINATACKDYLSFIGSDFAEQGKRAADEMAKALGNKGEVAILLGSPGNNVTTLRTSGFKEQIAKVAPDIKVTFEQTGNFSREEGQKVTEQLLQSKPNINGIYGENDEMALGAVTALKGAGKKAGDVKIVSIDGTKGAVQGIVDGWISAVIESNPRFGPLAFSTATDFFAGQPVGQDIIIEDRAYDESNAKSDIGSAY, encoded by the coding sequence ATGAAGACCATTCCCGGCCGCCGGACAGTTCTCGCCCTCGTTCTCGTGCTCACCCTCACCGGCGCGGGTGCCTGCGCGAAGTCCGAGGACAGCGGCGACACCACGACCGGAGCCGGCGCCGCCCCGGAGGCCACGCAGGTGGTGCAGTCCGCGGCGCCCGGCGCGGCGAGCTGCACGATCGACCAGTACGGCGGCACGAAGATCGATCTGAAGACGGCGAAGGTCGGGTTCTCCCAGTCCGAGAAGGAGGCGAACCCGTTCCGGATCGCCGAGACCCAGTCCATCAAGGACGAGGCCGCCAAGCTCGGCATCACGAACCTGACGACGGCGAATGCGAACTCGCAGTTCAACAAGCAGATCAGCGACGTCGAGCAGATGATCGACTCGGGCGCCCAGCTGCTGATCATCGCGCCGCTCAACTCCGACGGCTGGGACTCGGTGTTCGCCAAGGCGTCGGCGAAGAAGGTTCCGATCATCACGATCGACCGGAAGATCAACGCGACGGCCTGCAAGGACTACCTGTCCTTCATCGGCTCGGACTTCGCCGAGCAGGGCAAGCGGGCGGCCGACGAGATGGCCAAGGCGCTGGGCAACAAGGGTGAGGTGGCGATCCTGCTCGGGTCGCCGGGCAACAACGTGACGACGCTGCGGACCAGCGGGTTCAAGGAGCAGATCGCGAAGGTCGCCCCGGACATCAAGGTGACGTTCGAGCAGACCGGCAACTTCTCCCGCGAGGAGGGGCAGAAGGTCACCGAGCAGTTGCTGCAGTCCAAGCCGAACATCAACGGCATCTACGGCGAGAACGACGAGATGGCGCTGGGCGCGGTGACGGCGCTCAAGGGCGCGGGCAAGAAGGCCGGCGACGTCAAGATCGTGTCGATCGACGGGACCAAGGGTGCGGTGCAGGGCATCGTGGACGGCTGGATCTCCGCGGTGATCGAGTCCAACCCGCGGTTCGGGCCGCTCGCCTTCTCGACCGCGACGGACTTCTTCGCAGGTCAGCCGGTGGGCCAGGACATCATCATCGAGGACCGGGCCTACGACGAGAGCAACGCGAAGAGCGACATCGGCAGCGCGTACTGA
- a CDS encoding sugar ABC transporter ATP-binding protein — translation MTLLEVAGVSKTFPGVRALDEVSFTLQPGEVHALVGENGAGKSTLIKILTGVYQPDHGEVRYQGVPVRFGTPMDAQRSGISTIYQEVNLVPLMSVAQNLFLGREPRNRLGLIDRGRMEREAREILAGYSVTADVRRRLGTLPLGAQQMVALARAVMIDAKVVIMDEPTSSLEPREVETLFGVIRDLHERGIGIVYVSHRMDELYRICDAVTILRDGKLVHTGRLADLERIRLVSLMLGRDMAEVRREGFTVFGGGHDADTASPPVLRAAGLTSRHKLRDISFEVRPGEVVGLGGLLGAGRSETIKAIAGAYPIDSGTVEVDGKPVPAKTVKAVQAGIAVQPEDRKAEGIIPGLSVRENIALAVLPRMSRLGLVSDAKIDQVVETYMKRLRIKASGPDQLVGDLSGGNQQKVLLARLLATNPKILLLDEPTRGIDVGAKAEVQNLIDELAGEGLGVVLVSSDAEELVEGSDRVVVLRDGAVAGVLTGTGVTTEDLLATIAAAGEAAGEEEV, via the coding sequence ATGACGCTGCTGGAAGTGGCCGGCGTATCGAAGACGTTCCCCGGTGTCCGCGCGCTCGACGAGGTGTCCTTCACCCTGCAGCCCGGTGAGGTGCACGCGCTGGTCGGGGAGAACGGCGCGGGCAAGTCCACCCTGATCAAGATCCTCACCGGCGTGTACCAGCCGGACCACGGGGAGGTGCGCTACCAGGGCGTACCGGTCCGGTTCGGCACGCCGATGGACGCCCAGCGGTCCGGGATCTCGACGATCTACCAGGAGGTCAACCTCGTCCCGCTGATGAGCGTGGCGCAGAACCTCTTCCTCGGCCGCGAACCCCGCAACCGCCTCGGGCTGATCGACCGCGGCCGGATGGAACGCGAGGCCCGGGAGATCCTGGCCGGCTATTCCGTGACCGCCGACGTGCGCCGCAGGCTCGGCACCCTGCCGCTCGGCGCGCAGCAGATGGTCGCCCTGGCCCGGGCCGTCATGATCGACGCCAAGGTCGTGATCATGGACGAGCCGACCTCGTCGCTGGAGCCGCGCGAGGTGGAGACGCTCTTCGGCGTGATCCGTGACCTGCACGAACGCGGCATCGGCATCGTCTACGTCTCGCACCGGATGGACGAGCTCTACCGCATCTGCGACGCGGTCACTATTCTGCGCGACGGCAAGCTGGTGCACACCGGCAGGCTGGCCGACCTGGAACGCATCCGGCTGGTCTCGCTCATGCTGGGCCGCGACATGGCCGAGGTACGCCGGGAGGGTTTCACCGTCTTCGGCGGCGGGCACGACGCCGACACCGCCTCGCCGCCGGTGCTGCGTGCCGCGGGCCTGACCAGCCGGCACAAACTGCGCGACATCAGCTTCGAGGTCCGCCCGGGCGAGGTGGTGGGGCTCGGTGGGCTGCTCGGCGCGGGTCGCAGCGAGACCATCAAAGCGATCGCCGGCGCCTACCCGATCGACAGCGGCACGGTCGAGGTGGACGGCAAACCGGTGCCGGCGAAGACCGTCAAGGCGGTCCAGGCCGGCATCGCGGTCCAGCCCGAGGACCGCAAGGCCGAAGGAATCATTCCGGGCCTATCCGTACGCGAGAACATCGCCCTCGCCGTGCTGCCCCGGATGTCCCGGCTCGGTCTCGTCTCCGACGCCAAGATCGACCAGGTCGTCGAGACGTACATGAAACGGCTGCGGATCAAGGCGTCCGGTCCCGACCAGCTGGTCGGCGACCTCTCCGGCGGCAACCAGCAGAAGGTCCTGCTCGCCCGCCTGCTCGCCACCAACCCGAAGATCCTGCTGCTGGACGAACCGACCCGCGGCATCGACGTCGGCGCCAAGGCCGAGGTGCAGAACCTGATCGACGAGCTGGCCGGTGAGGGCCTCGGCGTCGTGCTGGTCTCCTCCGACGCCGAGGAACTGGTCGAAGGCTCCGACCGGGTCGTCGTGCTCCGCGACGGCGCGGTGGCCGGCGTCCTCACCGGAACCGGCGTGACCACCGAGGACCTGCTCGCCACGATCGCGGCCGCAGGAGAGGCCGCGGGGGAGGAAGAGGTATGA